One window from the genome of Gimesia aquarii encodes:
- a CDS encoding FecR domain-containing protein: protein MSNPQEDFELDFLFQAMLDQTLSSEQAKRLEEILLVDERARSDYIALIEIDSLLQRVHHQDETVEVSLPATSNPKRQATGYWVVIAICVFAMVGIVTLVTPEKAPVPLADVPPVVPDIPIATVDAVGYGASRIDLPFQVGETLVNNEVIDLDSGTMRLKFLNGVMVALRGPAILELVEPNRCILSAGQLVAKVPEEAIGFTVETPAGRVVDLGTEFGVEIGNEGATQTHVIKGRVSAAVVKQNWESEPQVVEQNSAVAFDMSNTTIRKTPFAPDKFADALSMFKGIKSLSPTTAYLHNPPPSVDRGALTDTQRVFLIPEGREVPVDEELRKVITDLSEQSLLDLESLSNPDSVEEKIDSFLVHGDSGPKKERTVSGFIEFEEPIIAVIVEDDGLKATDNLLGIPDMKYTNPNATKYRKTELESDDEIIISGDRRRLEYKLKLRLARDQFRVLIQSK from the coding sequence ATGTCAAATCCTCAAGAAGATTTCGAACTAGATTTTCTGTTTCAGGCAATGCTTGACCAGACTCTCTCCTCGGAGCAGGCAAAGCGTCTCGAAGAGATTCTCCTGGTCGATGAGCGTGCGCGATCTGACTATATTGCCCTGATCGAAATAGATTCGTTACTCCAACGGGTACACCATCAAGATGAGACAGTAGAAGTTTCACTCCCTGCAACTTCAAATCCAAAGCGTCAAGCCACAGGGTATTGGGTTGTAATTGCCATTTGTGTATTCGCGATGGTAGGAATCGTAACTCTGGTGACTCCCGAGAAAGCACCGGTACCTCTGGCTGATGTGCCACCGGTTGTTCCAGATATTCCCATTGCAACCGTAGATGCCGTTGGTTATGGCGCTTCAAGAATCGATCTTCCATTTCAAGTAGGTGAGACGTTAGTCAATAATGAAGTGATCGACCTTGATTCCGGAACAATGCGGCTGAAGTTTTTGAATGGCGTGATGGTGGCATTGCGCGGTCCTGCAATTCTCGAGCTGGTCGAACCGAATCGCTGTATTCTTAGTGCTGGTCAGCTCGTCGCGAAAGTTCCTGAAGAAGCAATTGGGTTTACTGTAGAAACTCCCGCTGGTCGAGTCGTTGATCTCGGTACAGAATTTGGTGTCGAGATAGGCAACGAGGGAGCGACTCAAACTCATGTGATCAAAGGACGCGTCTCCGCTGCTGTGGTCAAGCAGAATTGGGAGTCTGAGCCTCAAGTGGTGGAGCAAAATTCAGCAGTCGCGTTCGACATGTCAAACACAACCATTCGTAAAACTCCGTTTGCACCAGATAAATTCGCTGACGCTTTATCGATGTTTAAGGGAATCAAAAGTTTAAGTCCCACAACCGCTTATTTGCACAATCCTCCCCCCAGTGTTGATCGGGGAGCACTGACAGACACACAACGTGTTTTTCTCATCCCTGAAGGACGCGAAGTCCCCGTTGATGAGGAATTACGGAAAGTAATCACCGATCTCAGTGAACAAAGTTTGCTGGATCTGGAAAGCCTGTCAAATCCAGACAGTGTAGAGGAGAAAATCGATAGTTTTTTAGTCCACGGAGACTCCGGTCCCAAAAAAGAGCGTACTGTGTCGGGTTTCATTGAATTCGAAGAGCCGATTATTGCGGTGATTGTAGAAGATGATGGGCTCAAAGCGACCGACAACCTCCTCGGAATTCCCGATATGAAATACACAAATCCGAATGCAACAAAATACAGAAAAACAGAACTCGAGAGTGATGACGAAATCATCATCTCCGGTGATCGCCGCCGGCTTGAATATAAACTGAAACTAAGGCTCGCAAGAGATCAATTTCGAGTGCTGATTCAAAGTAAATAA
- a CDS encoding sigma-70 family RNA polymerase sigma factor produces MSRVLTPEETEKFVTLLTSSQDVLYRYVLTLMSGQHNRAKDVLQEANLVLWRKSSTFKFGTDFEAWAKRIAHFCVLSEIRDRNRKPVLFGGELIEKLVSEYDAETACVDERNERLKECIKKLPANHRTMVRKRYYEDLSVSSIAKLNGRSAETISSLLYRIRLALMDCVRRTANS; encoded by the coding sequence GTGAGTAGAGTCTTGACTCCTGAAGAAACCGAAAAATTCGTAACGCTCTTAACATCTTCGCAGGATGTGCTGTATCGGTACGTACTTACGTTAATGTCGGGACAGCACAATCGTGCGAAAGACGTACTACAGGAGGCAAATTTAGTTTTGTGGCGTAAGTCATCAACTTTCAAATTCGGTACAGATTTTGAAGCCTGGGCGAAACGGATCGCCCATTTTTGCGTCCTTTCCGAAATTCGGGACCGAAACCGAAAACCGGTACTTTTTGGTGGGGAACTGATCGAAAAACTAGTCTCAGAATATGACGCTGAGACCGCTTGCGTAGATGAAAGAAATGAACGCTTGAAAGAGTGCATTAAAAAACTACCAGCCAATCATCGAACGATGGTTCGTAAGCGGTACTACGAAGACCTGTCCGTGTCTTCGATAGCAAAGTTGAATGGACGGTCGGCAGAAACAATATCCTCATTACTTTATCGTATTCGTCTGGCACTGATGGACTGTGTACGTCGCACAGCAAATAGTTAG
- a CDS encoding arylsulfatase, protein MKHDFYVYFLIAFCICNLTSATESDPPNIILVMSDDQGWGDLGCYGSRLIQTPHLDRMAAEGTRFTNCYSGSAVCAPTRCVLMTGLHSGHCTRRDNRPSVGKGPYYKRPLVPLKPEDITVATVLKKAGYVTGGFGKWGLGDFDTTGAPAKHGFDEFYGYLDQVHAHNYYTDRLWDTDQYVALPENKGKSKAVWSHDLIMERALHFVEKNQNQRFFLYLPVTLPHGKYEMPSLAPYEDRAWTKNEKTHAAMVTRLDKDMGELFALLKKLNLDKNTIVFFTGDNGPNKPLLARMKSAGPFKGTKRSLNEGGIRCPMIVRWPDHVPAGRVSEFAWSHTDILATISDLAAVQDIPDTDGVSVVPTLMGKKQKPLEYIYWEFHNPFHQAIRKDHWKGIRFGLKEPVKLYDLSNDPEETRDLAAQHPELARKLADLLDGARTVSPHWPGQDTQ, encoded by the coding sequence ATGAAACACGATTTCTACGTTTACTTCCTGATTGCATTTTGTATCTGTAATCTCACATCAGCCACTGAATCTGATCCCCCAAACATCATACTTGTCATGTCGGATGATCAGGGTTGGGGCGACCTTGGCTGTTATGGTTCCAGGTTAATTCAAACTCCTCATCTGGATCGTATGGCTGCAGAAGGCACGCGGTTCACAAACTGCTATAGTGGCTCTGCCGTTTGCGCGCCCACACGTTGTGTACTCATGACGGGGCTGCACTCTGGCCATTGCACCAGACGTGATAATCGTCCCTCAGTGGGAAAAGGCCCCTACTACAAACGTCCGCTTGTACCGCTCAAACCAGAAGATATCACCGTGGCGACAGTTCTGAAAAAGGCCGGTTACGTGACGGGAGGCTTTGGAAAGTGGGGGCTCGGAGATTTCGACACCACGGGAGCACCAGCAAAACATGGATTTGATGAATTTTATGGCTATCTCGACCAGGTGCATGCCCACAACTATTACACAGACCGCTTGTGGGATACAGATCAATATGTGGCACTACCAGAGAACAAAGGCAAATCGAAAGCGGTCTGGAGCCACGATCTCATCATGGAACGAGCGCTTCATTTCGTTGAAAAGAATCAAAATCAACGTTTCTTCCTCTACCTTCCCGTCACGCTTCCCCATGGAAAATATGAAATGCCCTCGCTTGCCCCCTATGAGGATCGAGCATGGACAAAGAACGAAAAAACTCACGCAGCGATGGTCACTCGATTGGATAAAGATATGGGGGAACTTTTTGCGCTGCTGAAAAAACTGAATCTAGACAAAAACACGATTGTATTCTTTACGGGAGATAACGGCCCCAACAAACCACTTCTCGCGCGGATGAAATCAGCCGGACCGTTTAAGGGAACGAAACGCAGTCTGAACGAAGGGGGAATTCGCTGCCCCATGATCGTCCGCTGGCCGGATCACGTACCTGCTGGACGTGTGAGTGAATTTGCCTGGTCGCATACCGACATTCTGGCAACCATCAGTGATTTAGCTGCTGTTCAGGATATCCCTGATACCGATGGAGTCAGCGTCGTACCGACTTTGATGGGCAAAAAACAAAAACCTCTGGAATATATTTACTGGGAATTTCACAATCCGTTTCATCAAGCCATCCGTAAGGACCATTGGAAGGGAATTCGCTTCGGTCTCAAAGAACCGGTAAAGCTCTACGATCTTTCAAATGATCCTGAAGAAACCAGGGATCTCGCCGCACAACATCCCGAACTGGCTCGAAAGCTCGCAGACTTGCTCGATGGTGCCAGAACAGTCAGCCCGCACTGGCCTGGTCAGGACACTCAATAA
- a CDS encoding cupin domain-containing protein: protein MDHITRPQEADEYYFEEGCYILEMSHPDVDPEVSIARARVEPGRKTRFHRLKGTFERYIMLSGTGLVEVGDYEPTEVHPGDVVRIPPDTDQRITNIGEDDLVFIVVCNPHFLKSIYIDSEDLR from the coding sequence ATGGATCACATCACACGCCCCCAGGAAGCTGACGAATACTATTTCGAAGAAGGTTGTTACATCCTGGAGATGTCGCACCCCGACGTTGATCCGGAAGTTTCGATTGCACGGGCACGTGTCGAACCAGGAAGAAAGACCCGTTTCCATCGACTCAAAGGCACGTTTGAACGTTATATTATGCTCTCCGGAACCGGGTTAGTCGAAGTCGGCGACTACGAGCCGACCGAAGTTCATCCGGGAGACGTCGTACGCATTCCGCCAGATACAGACCAGCGGATCACCAACATCGGAGAGGACGATCTGGTCTTCATCGTAGTCTGCAACCCCCACTTCCTGAAGTCGATCTACATCGATTCCGAAGATTTACGATAA
- a CDS encoding LamG-like jellyroll fold domain-containing protein, protein MKPAFATLLLSCLTFFLPSQLIAELKVGATIVDVTPTKFPVLVNGSMVSRSVKKVKTKVNARAIVVADGEDRLAIVVVDSCMLPRPLLDEVKTLAAQRTKIRADHMLISATHTHTAPSSLACLGTSADPDYVPYLRGKLVDAIAKAEANLEPAQVGWGLGKAPEYTALRRWIKRPDRISNDPFGNPTVRANMHAGRKWEDVTGESGPEDPDLSIISFQAKDGRPIALLANFSMHYFGDRDLSADYFGLYCNGLQTQLGKDIGEDAPPFVAIMSHGCSGDIYRRDYTKPTEQWAVTDDINEYAAGLIKITTDVYKKIQYRKDADIEMAEQRMQLNYRVPNQQLLEWAQKVVKKTGDRLPKTTEEVYAREQIILHERQSTEVVTQALRIGDIAITTTPNETYALTGLKLKLQSPLANTMVIELANGGDGYIPPPEQHLLGGYNTWAARSAGLEVLAEPKIVESDLQLLEKVCNQHRRFYQQSQGSAVKTILAAKPVAYWRLDEFNGPRARDTSGNQRDAFYEPAIAYFLEGPRSKSFCGGDETNRAVHFAGNRLQARINDLKDHYSISLWIWNGMPLDAREISGWMFSQGPNHGLAAYGDFLGVGGTQHPGKLVYMNGADRKLHAGKTAIERWTWNHVALVRDGKMVRVYLNGNTKPEIEMESVPGTEGVVLEQFFFGGRTDNQSNWEGRLDEIAVFDRVLTAEELKSLSK, encoded by the coding sequence ATGAAACCGGCTTTCGCGACCCTCCTGCTCTCCTGCCTGACGTTTTTTCTTCCCTCTCAATTAATTGCAGAACTTAAAGTCGGTGCCACGATTGTTGACGTGACACCCACCAAATTCCCTGTACTGGTTAATGGCAGCATGGTTAGTCGGAGTGTGAAAAAAGTCAAAACCAAAGTCAACGCCCGGGCGATTGTTGTCGCCGATGGTGAGGATCGGCTGGCGATTGTCGTCGTCGATAGCTGTATGCTGCCCCGCCCTTTACTGGATGAAGTCAAAACGCTGGCAGCGCAACGAACCAAAATTCGAGCCGATCATATGCTGATCTCAGCTACGCATACGCATACGGCTCCTTCCAGTCTGGCCTGTCTGGGAACCAGCGCGGATCCCGACTATGTCCCCTACCTCAGAGGTAAACTTGTTGATGCGATCGCCAAAGCGGAAGCCAATCTGGAACCAGCACAAGTTGGCTGGGGTTTAGGTAAAGCGCCAGAGTATACAGCACTGCGTCGTTGGATCAAACGCCCTGATCGAATCAGCAACGATCCGTTTGGAAACCCGACAGTTCGGGCGAACATGCATGCAGGCAGGAAATGGGAAGATGTTACCGGCGAATCGGGGCCTGAAGATCCCGACCTTTCCATCATTTCTTTTCAGGCCAAAGATGGACGACCGATTGCATTACTCGCCAATTTCTCGATGCATTATTTTGGTGACAGGGATTTGAGTGCTGACTATTTCGGTCTGTACTGCAACGGTTTACAAACCCAACTTGGAAAAGATATTGGTGAAGACGCTCCTCCTTTTGTTGCCATTATGTCACACGGTTGTAGTGGTGATATTTATCGCCGTGACTACACGAAACCGACAGAGCAATGGGCCGTGACCGATGATATCAATGAGTATGCAGCAGGACTGATTAAAATCACGACCGATGTTTACAAGAAGATTCAGTATCGAAAAGACGCTGATATTGAGATGGCAGAACAACGGATGCAACTGAATTATCGCGTTCCCAATCAACAACTCCTGGAATGGGCACAAAAAGTGGTCAAGAAGACTGGTGATCGTCTCCCCAAAACCACAGAAGAAGTTTACGCCAGGGAGCAAATCATTCTGCACGAACGGCAGTCGACAGAAGTCGTCACACAGGCACTGCGGATCGGCGACATTGCCATTACCACCACTCCCAATGAAACATATGCACTCACTGGTTTAAAATTAAAATTGCAAAGCCCCTTGGCTAATACAATGGTCATTGAACTGGCCAATGGTGGTGATGGCTATATTCCTCCTCCGGAACAACACCTGTTGGGGGGGTATAATACCTGGGCGGCGCGCTCCGCTGGTCTTGAAGTCTTAGCCGAACCCAAAATCGTCGAATCTGATCTGCAACTCTTGGAAAAAGTGTGTAATCAACACCGGCGATTCTATCAGCAAAGCCAGGGCTCTGCGGTCAAAACAATCTTAGCTGCGAAACCAGTTGCTTACTGGCGACTCGATGAATTCAACGGTCCCCGTGCAAGAGACACATCCGGCAATCAACGCGATGCGTTCTATGAACCGGCGATCGCCTACTTTCTGGAAGGCCCCCGTTCGAAATCCTTCTGTGGAGGAGATGAAACAAACCGCGCTGTCCATTTTGCCGGTAATCGATTACAGGCGCGGATCAACGATTTGAAGGACCACTATTCCATATCACTTTGGATCTGGAACGGGATGCCCCTCGATGCACGCGAAATCAGCGGATGGATGTTCTCACAAGGTCCCAATCATGGACTTGCCGCCTATGGAGACTTTTTAGGAGTCGGAGGCACACAACACCCTGGTAAGCTGGTTTATATGAACGGAGCAGATCGTAAATTGCATGCAGGTAAAACTGCGATTGAACGCTGGACCTGGAATCATGTAGCTTTGGTGCGCGATGGAAAAATGGTACGAGTTTATCTCAATGGAAATACCAAACCGGAAATAGAAATGGAATCTGTCCCTGGAACAGAAGGCGTTGTCCTGGAGCAGTTCTTCTTTGGTGGTCGAACCGACAATCAATCCAATTGGGAAGGACGTCTGGACGAAATCGCTGTTTTTGACCGTGTATTGACGGCTGAAGAATTGAAGTCCCTCTCAAAATAA
- a CDS encoding carboxypeptidase-like regulatory domain-containing protein — MRLCCVLPITMCVLLFFSGCSDSGPKVARVTGTVMMDGSPLADAIVSFEPTGPGRPSIGNTDANGYYRLQYTTDLDGALLGTHTVRISTKQFVYNEDVGDDRPRPERVPPKYNIESSLNAIVESGGSEIDFDLNSDGFKPKNLKFEDFE, encoded by the coding sequence ATGCGTCTTTGTTGCGTACTTCCAATCACAATGTGTGTGCTTTTGTTTTTTTCCGGCTGTAGTGATAGCGGTCCGAAAGTTGCAAGGGTAACGGGTACTGTCATGATGGATGGTAGTCCGTTGGCTGATGCAATCGTCTCATTTGAACCGACGGGGCCCGGCCGCCCTTCAATTGGAAACACAGATGCGAATGGATATTACCGACTCCAGTACACAACGGACCTCGATGGCGCTCTACTGGGCACTCACACGGTTCGTATCTCAACAAAGCAATTTGTCTATAACGAAGATGTCGGAGATGACCGCCCCAGACCGGAACGTGTTCCACCGAAATACAATATTGAATCTTCTCTGAATGCAATCGTCGAATCAGGCGGTAGTGAGATCGATTTCGATTTAAATTCAGATGGTTTTAAGCCCAAAAATTTGAAATTTGAAGACTTTGAATAA
- a CDS encoding sulfatase, producing the protein MIRFLYLILLFTIFSPVSASAADRPNILFIFLDDFGWRDTSYMGSDFYETPNLDRLASEGMVFSDAYSCAANCAPARACLLSGQYTPRHEIYNVGTSPRGNAKHRKLEHIAGKDVLDPKIVTWAHQLQKAGYTTASMGKWHLSDDPIPYGFDINIGGTHSGSPPKGYYPPHKNVPGLKEAPQGEYLTDRLSDEAVKFIQKHKDKRWALYLTHFAVHTPLNAKKELVAKYKAKKTGKLHSHIAMATMIQSVDDGIGKIQATLETLGLVDNTVVVFFSDNGGYRRATDMKPLRGYKGTYYEGGIRVPFFVKWPGVVKSGTRSAEPVIGVDIYPTICEIGGASMPSSQPADGVSLVPLLNGSKKSFYKRPLYWHFPAYLQSSTGSKEQRDPLFRTRPCSIIRSGPWKLHQYFEDNQLELYNLKEDIGETHDLSSSKPEVTRQLLATLQQWQKTLGAPIPTRPNHKYDAEAEARAIKARSNTGNTKR; encoded by the coding sequence ATGATTCGATTCCTGTATCTGATTCTGCTTTTTACTATTTTCTCTCCTGTATCAGCATCCGCCGCTGATCGGCCCAACATTCTATTTATTTTTTTAGACGATTTTGGCTGGCGAGACACCAGTTATATGGGTTCGGATTTCTACGAAACGCCAAACCTGGATCGTCTGGCTTCGGAAGGAATGGTTTTCAGTGATGCGTATTCCTGCGCTGCCAACTGTGCTCCCGCTAGAGCCTGCCTGTTGTCTGGTCAGTACACACCCCGTCACGAAATCTACAATGTTGGAACGTCCCCGCGTGGAAACGCAAAACATCGAAAGCTGGAACACATTGCCGGTAAAGACGTACTTGACCCTAAGATTGTCACGTGGGCTCATCAGTTACAAAAAGCAGGCTACACCACAGCCAGCATGGGTAAATGGCACTTAAGTGACGACCCGATTCCCTACGGATTCGACATCAACATTGGGGGAACCCATTCTGGAAGCCCCCCCAAGGGGTACTATCCACCTCACAAGAATGTACCAGGTCTCAAGGAGGCACCCCAAGGTGAATACTTAACAGATCGCCTGAGTGATGAAGCGGTTAAGTTCATTCAGAAGCACAAAGACAAACGGTGGGCGCTGTACCTGACCCACTTTGCAGTGCATACCCCTTTGAACGCCAAGAAAGAACTGGTTGCGAAATACAAAGCGAAAAAGACCGGTAAACTTCATAGTCATATCGCGATGGCGACAATGATTCAATCTGTTGATGATGGTATTGGAAAGATTCAAGCCACTCTGGAAACACTGGGACTTGTTGACAACACAGTTGTCGTCTTCTTCTCAGACAATGGAGGTTACAGACGAGCGACAGACATGAAACCGTTGAGAGGCTACAAAGGGACGTATTACGAAGGCGGGATCCGTGTTCCCTTCTTTGTTAAGTGGCCGGGAGTCGTCAAGTCAGGCACGCGTTCGGCCGAACCCGTTATTGGAGTCGACATTTACCCGACAATTTGTGAGATCGGTGGTGCTTCCATGCCCTCCAGTCAACCGGCGGATGGAGTGAGTTTGGTACCACTGCTGAATGGGTCAAAGAAATCTTTTTACAAGCGCCCCTTGTACTGGCATTTCCCAGCATACCTGCAGTCCTCCACAGGCTCAAAAGAACAGCGAGACCCGTTATTTCGTACTCGCCCCTGCAGCATAATCCGATCTGGCCCCTGGAAGTTGCATCAATATTTTGAAGACAACCAACTCGAACTATACAACCTTAAAGAAGACATTGGTGAAACGCATGACCTGAGTTCTTCAAAACCAGAAGTGACCAGACAATTACTCGCAACACTTCAGCAATGGCAAAAAACTTTGGGTGCTCCCATCCCTACCAGGCCCAATCACAAGTACGATGCAGAAGCCGAAGCAAGAGCCATCAAGGCGAGGTCTAACACTGGCAATACAAAACGGTAA
- a CDS encoding DUF1552 domain-containing protein, with product MTFQSRRAFLKELGLSTAVLPLVTHLPSLGFAADASIRKQRLIVMFSPNGIVPKTYWPDEVGEKFELKEIMQPLKAYQDQMLVIKGVADRVRGDGDSHMRGMSCLLTGIELLPGNIQGGSHTPAGWASGHSIDQEIKRFLQSQPETRTRFGSLEFGVNVPDRADPWTRMVYAGSNKPIAPIDDPYQMFEKIYGQMKDRKSLASILDDVREDLKKVRTKLSRADRQLLEEHESYVRQMEQELKANKNQKLAVEVPVQEVGIKNDNDNMPITSKMQIDLMVNSLANDMARVATLQYTNSVGQARMKWLGIDDGHHSLSHKPDKDQESQDKLTKINKWFCEQLAYLVEKLDKTPEPNGEGTLLDNTLVVWTNELGKGNSHTLNDVPLVLVGKGLDFKMGRSLQFKNVPHNRLLMSFAHGMGHRIKTFGNSNFCGDGILSELT from the coding sequence ATGACATTCCAATCCCGCCGCGCATTTTTAAAAGAACTGGGGCTTTCCACGGCTGTCCTACCGCTGGTAACCCATTTACCGAGTCTCGGCTTTGCCGCTGATGCGAGCATTCGCAAGCAGCGATTGATCGTAATGTTCAGCCCCAATGGAATCGTCCCCAAAACCTATTGGCCCGATGAAGTGGGAGAGAAGTTTGAACTGAAAGAGATCATGCAGCCGCTCAAGGCATATCAGGATCAAATGCTGGTCATTAAAGGTGTAGCCGACCGTGTACGAGGCGACGGCGACAGTCATATGCGCGGCATGAGCTGCCTCTTGACGGGAATTGAATTATTACCCGGTAATATTCAAGGCGGTTCACACACCCCCGCTGGTTGGGCTAGTGGGCATTCAATTGATCAGGAAATCAAACGTTTTCTGCAGAGCCAACCGGAAACACGCACCCGATTCGGCTCATTGGAATTCGGTGTCAATGTTCCTGATCGCGCCGATCCCTGGACTCGAATGGTCTACGCAGGATCTAATAAACCGATCGCCCCCATTGACGATCCCTATCAGATGTTTGAAAAAATCTATGGTCAGATGAAAGACCGCAAAAGTCTGGCAAGCATTCTGGATGATGTGCGCGAAGACTTGAAAAAAGTCCGAACGAAATTAAGTCGTGCGGATCGTCAGCTCCTGGAAGAACATGAATCTTATGTTCGTCAAATGGAACAGGAACTGAAAGCCAATAAAAACCAGAAGCTGGCAGTTGAAGTTCCTGTGCAAGAAGTCGGAATCAAAAATGACAACGACAACATGCCCATCACCAGTAAGATGCAGATCGATCTGATGGTCAACAGCCTGGCAAACGACATGGCGCGCGTTGCGACACTGCAATATACCAATTCAGTCGGTCAGGCGCGAATGAAGTGGCTCGGCATTGATGATGGACATCACTCATTATCTCATAAGCCTGATAAAGACCAGGAATCACAGGACAAACTCACGAAAATCAATAAGTGGTTCTGTGAACAACTCGCTTATCTGGTCGAAAAACTGGATAAAACTCCCGAACCAAATGGCGAAGGAACTTTGCTGGACAACACGCTGGTGGTCTGGACGAATGAGTTAGGCAAAGGCAACTCTCATACCTTGAATGATGTTCCCCTTGTACTCGTTGGTAAAGGCCTGGACTTCAAAATGGGACGCTCACTCCAATTCAAGAATGTTCCCCACAACCGATTGCTGATGTCCTTCGCCCACGGCATGGGACACCGTATCAAAACATTCGGTAATTCGAACTTCTGCGGCGATGGAATTTTGTCTGAACTGACTTAA
- a CDS encoding DUF1559 domain-containing protein — MKRNRIRGFTLIELLVVIAIIAILIALLLPAVQQAREAARRSQCKNNLKQLGLALHNYHDVFSTFPPGCVNQGNRDRGGAWGWSAMVMPYIDLANNYNTLGVGNQPMINALEPGATYDLMQQPVPTFRCPSDTAPDLNNRRNGIRNASNTNNRRIATSNYVGSNSGTWARKVDAAESVDGFAGFDGIFAPASKVKIRDITDGTSNTIMLSERCWKLNPTRFCNSALVYGSQGRQGIGGSPYPNLYKGQRFSDVMFNMRNNQGINSLVSCTTSISSLHVGGVQVTMADGSVRFISENIDFKGDTAKSQHNRNSLLENLMGRDDGNIIGDF, encoded by the coding sequence ATGAAGAGAAATCGAATTCGCGGATTTACACTCATCGAATTGCTGGTGGTCATCGCGATCATTGCAATTCTCATCGCTTTGTTGTTGCCTGCAGTTCAGCAAGCCAGAGAAGCAGCACGTCGTTCTCAGTGCAAAAACAATCTCAAACAATTGGGGCTGGCTTTGCACAATTACCATGACGTCTTTAGCACATTCCCACCTGGATGTGTCAATCAGGGCAACAGGGACAGAGGAGGCGCATGGGGGTGGTCTGCTATGGTGATGCCCTATATCGACTTGGCCAACAATTACAATACGCTCGGCGTTGGCAATCAGCCCATGATCAACGCACTGGAACCAGGAGCAACTTACGATCTCATGCAACAACCAGTTCCTACATTCCGCTGTCCCAGTGATACCGCTCCGGACCTGAATAACAGACGTAATGGAATCCGAAATGCGAGTAACACAAATAATAGACGTATTGCAACATCGAATTATGTGGGATCAAATTCCGGAACATGGGCTCGTAAGGTGGATGCTGCTGAAAGCGTCGATGGTTTCGCTGGATTTGATGGGATTTTCGCTCCCGCAAGCAAAGTGAAAATCCGTGACATCACCGATGGTACCAGTAACACAATTATGCTGAGTGAACGCTGCTGGAAATTGAATCCAACACGATTTTGCAACTCGGCACTCGTGTACGGTTCACAAGGACGTCAGGGAATTGGGGGCAGCCCTTACCCCAATCTTTACAAAGGACAGAGGTTTTCCGATGTGATGTTCAATATGCGAAATAATCAAGGAATCAATAGCCTCGTTTCCTGTACTACTTCGATCAGTAGTCTCCATGTCGGCGGCGTTCAAGTCACGATGGCTGATGGATCGGTTCGATTTATTTCTGAAAACATTGATTTCAAGGGAGATACTGCCAAATCTCAGCATAATCGAAATAGTCTCCTGGAAAACCTGATGGGTCGCGACGATGGAAATATCATCGGTGACTTCTAG